One Polaribacter sp. KT25b DNA segment encodes these proteins:
- a CDS encoding CRTAC1 family protein gives MKIVKKILGGILAFILVIIIIVAVKFSTDRNNPYDNTIAENLIPTFKEISIDFTHQFNGTESLPVTASVLIDIDNDGVDELFLGGGYNQQDEIFSYKNGEFVSISKNVGLPAKENSTTLSGASTDFDNNGFTDLILSREDGIVIYYNTNGKFTPKKLDYDLAANATPLGLTLGDVNKDGHTDIFVANYIRKKQMVGQNNFSKNYGPQSLLLINNGDNTFKNTTIAAGLEYIHNTFMGILIDIDNDTWLDLVIAYDTGEIRTYKNKGDGSFEMKENPSTNKYGYPMGIAVGDYNNDGLVDFMFSNTGSTVPSFVASGNIEDKSLFNPNWIFFENKGNFVFEDVAEKTQTKDFEFSWGAVFADMNNDGLQELIVAENYIDFPPHKIFKLPSRFLTQKEDHTFVATEEKSGVVNPNYAITPLVSDFNKDGYLDLVWVNIGTPVLAYINNGGDNNFVQVKLDDTAKNLGAKVEVVTSTGKKITEDFIVGEGLTSDQSATLHFGLGKDTIKSVVVKYISGNEYTFSEAKINTLLTIPKVIISDAISTTDLTQE, from the coding sequence ATGAAAATAGTAAAAAAAATTTTAGGAGGTATTTTAGCTTTCATACTTGTTATTATCATCATTGTAGCCGTTAAGTTTAGTACCGACAGAAACAATCCTTATGACAATACAATAGCAGAAAATTTAATTCCTACATTCAAAGAAATTTCAATTGATTTTACTCATCAATTTAATGGAACGGAATCTTTACCTGTTACAGCATCTGTATTAATAGATATTGATAATGATGGTGTTGATGAATTATTTTTAGGAGGTGGATACAATCAGCAAGATGAAATTTTTAGTTATAAGAATGGGGAATTTGTTTCTATTTCAAAAAATGTAGGGCTTCCTGCAAAAGAAAACAGTACAACTTTAAGTGGTGCATCTACCGATTTTGACAACAATGGTTTTACCGATTTGATTCTTTCTAGAGAAGATGGAATTGTGATTTACTACAATACCAACGGAAAATTTACACCAAAGAAATTAGACTATGATTTGGCAGCCAATGCAACTCCATTAGGTTTAACTTTAGGTGATGTTAATAAAGATGGACATACCGATATTTTTGTTGCCAATTACATCAGAAAAAAACAAATGGTTGGACAAAATAATTTCAGCAAAAATTATGGGCCTCAGAGTCTATTGTTGATTAACAACGGAGACAATACTTTTAAAAACACAACTATTGCAGCTGGTTTAGAATACATCCACAATACATTTATGGGTATTTTGATTGATATTGATAACGATACTTGGTTGGATTTAGTTATTGCTTATGATACAGGCGAAATTAGAACCTATAAAAACAAAGGTGATGGCAGTTTTGAAATGAAAGAAAACCCTTCTACCAACAAATATGGGTATCCTATGGGAATCGCTGTAGGAGATTATAATAATGATGGCTTGGTAGATTTTATGTTTTCAAATACTGGATCAACAGTACCTAGCTTTGTTGCAAGTGGAAACATTGAAGACAAGAGTCTTTTTAATCCTAATTGGATATTTTTTGAGAATAAAGGAAACTTTGTATTTGAAGACGTAGCCGAAAAAACGCAAACTAAAGATTTTGAATTTTCTTGGGGAGCCGTTTTTGCTGATATGAATAATGATGGATTACAAGAATTGATTGTTGCAGAAAACTATATTGACTTTCCGCCTCATAAAATATTTAAATTACCAAGTAGATTTCTAACCCAAAAAGAAGACCATACTTTTGTTGCTACTGAAGAAAAAAGTGGTGTAGTAAACCCTAATTATGCCATAACTCCATTGGTAAGTGACTTTAATAAAGATGGTTATTTAGATTTGGTTTGGGTAAACATTGGGACGCCTGTTTTGGCATACATCAATAATGGAGGAGACAATAATTTTGTCCAAGTAAAATTAGATGATACAGCTAAAAATTTAGGTGCAAAAGTTGAAGTTGTAACATCAACTGGTAAAAAAATAACGGAAGATTTTATCGTTGGAGAAGGATTGACGAGTGACCAATCTGCAACCTTACATTTTGGTTTAGGCAAAGACACTATAAAAAGTGTTGTTGTAAAATATATTAGCGGAAATGAATACACATTCTCAGAGGCTAAGATAAATACACTTTTAACGATTCCTAAAGTTATAATTTCAGATGCTATATCAACGACTGATTTAACTCAAGAATAG
- a CDS encoding DUF6796 family protein, with protein sequence MIVDKKKIFIAGLLGLFASIIVGAGEFLLHFSPQIIGNAENYQFFQFVSENNLITGHFLAVFAIPFYFVGYYHIYKMLEKGNKKLASIVFGLGILAFTIGGFWMTSRAFLGTIVHLQNDIDVNVYQKILDNYTLISESLVQFLRIIILLLSIFFSITILKGGTYYKKWMAIFNPIVLLISVFAIYFISPEIGKYIAPIAMNVVHFILFSLSLYQFNKIKKSSL encoded by the coding sequence ATGATAGTTGATAAAAAGAAAATATTTATAGCTGGACTTCTGGGATTATTCGCAAGTATTATAGTAGGTGCTGGAGAATTTCTCCTTCATTTTAGTCCTCAAATTATTGGTAATGCAGAAAATTATCAGTTCTTTCAATTCGTTTCTGAAAACAATTTAATTACGGGTCATTTTTTAGCAGTATTTGCCATTCCTTTCTACTTTGTAGGATATTACCATATTTATAAAATGTTGGAAAAAGGAAATAAAAAATTAGCCTCTATTGTTTTTGGCTTAGGAATTTTGGCTTTTACCATTGGTGGTTTTTGGATGACTTCGCGCGCTTTTTTAGGTACCATTGTTCACTTACAAAACGATATTGATGTAAATGTATATCAAAAAATATTAGACAATTACACCTTAATTAGTGAATCTCTTGTTCAGTTTTTAAGAATCATCATCCTTTTACTTTCTATCTTTTTTAGTATCACCATACTAAAAGGAGGAACTTATTATAAGAAATGGATGGCTATTTTTAATCCTATAGTACTATTAATTTCTGTATTTGCAATCTATTTTATTTCTCCTGAAATTGGAAAATACATAGCACCAATAGCAATGAATGTAGTTCATTTTATATTATTTAGTTTATCATTATATCAATTCAACAAAATAAAAAAATCATCGTTATGA
- a CDS encoding FAD-dependent oxidoreductase: MNRVKLYGADWCPDCRRAKSFLSDNNISFEFVDVDLDKAATALVESINNGKRIIPTLLIDDKSYTNPNNNIIASIFGINEVGTVQLFGADWCPDCRRAKSFLTDNNINFEFIDIESEWATKKVEEINNGKRIIPTILIDNIPFTNPDNAKLTEVLSINTEKSHKIFDTVIIGAGAAGLTTSIYAQRDRFDSLILEKSTVGGNAFLTEKIENYPGFESISGPKLMERMEAQATTYGAKIKTGEDVLSISKEDEIFTIKTNTASYLSKTVVLSTGSTYRKLGITNEKELIGSGIHYCATCDGAFYREKDIIVIGGGNSALEEGIFLAGFCKSVKIVNRSKEFSASPTYIEKLKTIKNITTYMNQTSLEFVANEKGMFENLKVVDNETKEESSLSADGVFVFIGLIPNTKVFENVVDLNERGFIKTKNLAETSIKGIFAAGDCREGAIAQVAAATGEGVLASYGIRNYLK; this comes from the coding sequence ATGAATAGAGTAAAGTTATACGGAGCAGATTGGTGCCCTGATTGTAGAAGAGCAAAAAGTTTTTTATCAGACAACAATATTAGTTTTGAATTTGTTGATGTAGATTTAGATAAAGCCGCTACTGCTTTGGTTGAGTCTATTAATAATGGTAAAAGAATTATTCCTACGCTATTGATTGATGACAAATCTTACACAAACCCGAATAACAATATTATAGCTTCTATTTTTGGCATTAATGAAGTTGGAACCGTTCAATTATTTGGCGCAGATTGGTGTCCAGATTGTAGACGAGCAAAAAGTTTCTTGACAGACAATAATATTAATTTTGAGTTTATTGATATTGAAAGTGAATGGGCAACAAAAAAAGTTGAAGAAATTAATAACGGTAAAAGGATTATTCCTACTATTTTAATTGATAATATTCCATTCACAAACCCTGACAATGCTAAACTAACAGAGGTATTGTCTATAAATACAGAAAAATCGCATAAAATATTTGATACTGTAATTATTGGTGCAGGAGCTGCAGGTTTAACAACTTCTATTTATGCCCAAAGAGATCGTTTTGATTCTTTAATTTTAGAAAAATCTACCGTTGGAGGAAATGCTTTTTTAACTGAAAAAATAGAGAATTATCCTGGTTTTGAATCTATCTCTGGACCAAAACTAATGGAGAGAATGGAAGCCCAAGCAACAACTTATGGTGCAAAGATAAAAACAGGAGAAGATGTACTATCGATTTCTAAAGAAGATGAAATTTTTACAATTAAAACCAATACAGCTAGTTATTTAAGTAAGACAGTAGTACTTTCTACAGGTTCTACTTATCGTAAATTAGGCATCACCAATGAAAAAGAATTGATTGGTTCAGGTATTCATTACTGTGCAACTTGTGATGGTGCTTTTTACAGAGAAAAAGATATTATAGTAATTGGAGGAGGGAATTCTGCTTTAGAAGAAGGTATTTTCTTAGCTGGATTTTGCAAAAGTGTAAAAATTGTAAATCGCTCAAAAGAGTTTTCAGCTTCACCTACCTATATTGAGAAACTAAAAACAATTAAAAACATTACTACATATATGAACCAAACTTCATTAGAGTTTGTTGCTAATGAAAAAGGAATGTTTGAAAATTTAAAGGTGGTAGATAATGAAACTAAAGAAGAATCTTCATTATCAGCAGATGGTGTTTTTGTTTTTATTGGCTTAATTCCGAATACAAAAGTTTTTGAAAATGTAGTAGACTTAAATGAAAGAGGTTTTATAAAAACGAAGAACTTAGCAGAAACATCTATAAAAGGAATTTTTGCTGCTGGTGATTGTAGAGAAGGAGCCATTGCTCAAGTTGCAGCAGCAACAGGAGAAGGTGTTTTAGCAAGTTATGGAATTAGAAATTACTTGAAATAA
- a CDS encoding D-alanine--D-alanine ligase, whose amino-acid sequence MRSLKNTIHKILNWEYWNTNVIYFPIYFYWLFLSIKARSLGFFNASNPKIINGGFALESKKEIYDLIPTQYYPDTLFFKAHETSVNIKKALKNTSIDFPFIIKPDVGLQGLRVEKINSWQSLETYLQKTNYDFLVQNCINYPLEIGLFYYRMPNETEGTITGIVNKEFLIVEGNGKNTIQELIEQNPRFSLQLATLKKKYGTLLNDVLPKDKKFNLMPYGNHARGSKFTDVSNKVTKKLTETINTICLQIPDFYFGRLDIMFNSWEDLEQGKNLSIIELNGAGSEPTHIYDPKHSIFFAWKEIIKHYDILYKICTYNHQKGHSYLNLKQSRQLIIDNKRLTNYLKSIS is encoded by the coding sequence TTGAGAAGCCTAAAAAACACAATTCATAAAATTCTAAATTGGGAATATTGGAATACAAATGTGATTTATTTTCCAATTTATTTCTATTGGCTTTTTTTAAGTATCAAAGCACGCTCATTAGGATTTTTTAATGCCAGTAATCCTAAAATAATAAATGGAGGTTTTGCACTTGAGAGTAAAAAAGAAATTTATGATTTAATTCCTACTCAATATTACCCAGACACGTTGTTTTTTAAAGCTCATGAAACATCAGTAAACATAAAAAAGGCTTTAAAAAACACTTCTATTGATTTCCCTTTTATTATAAAACCAGATGTAGGCTTGCAAGGTTTGAGGGTAGAAAAAATTAATTCATGGCAATCCTTAGAAACCTATCTACAAAAAACAAATTATGATTTTTTAGTACAGAATTGCATAAATTATCCTCTAGAAATTGGTTTGTTTTATTATAGAATGCCAAACGAAACCGAAGGTACTATTACAGGTATTGTGAATAAAGAATTCCTTATTGTTGAAGGCAATGGTAAAAACACGATTCAAGAACTTATAGAGCAAAATCCTAGGTTTTCTTTGCAATTGGCAACTCTTAAGAAAAAATATGGTACTCTGTTAAATGATGTTTTACCTAAAGATAAAAAATTTAATTTAATGCCTTATGGCAACCATGCAAGAGGAAGTAAGTTTACCGATGTTAGTAATAAAGTTACAAAAAAACTTACAGAAACAATTAATACTATTTGTTTACAAATTCCGGATTTTTATTTTGGAAGGTTAGACATTATGTTCAATTCTTGGGAAGATTTAGAGCAAGGAAAAAACTTATCTATCATTGAACTTAATGGAGCAGGAAGCGAACCCACTCATATTTACGACCCTAAACATTCCATCTTTTTTGCTTGGAAAGAGATTATAAAGCATTACGATATTTTATATAAAATTTGTACTTACAATCATCAAAAAGGACATTCTTATCTAAATTTAAAACAATCTAGACAATTAATTATCGACAACAAACGCTTAACTAATTATTTAAAATCTATATCATAG
- a CDS encoding APC family permease, whose protein sequence is MNKKISLKEAISIGIGGMVGGGIFAVLGLAVSLAKGGTPIAFLFAGILALITSYSYVKLSTKYPDRGGTVKFINQGFGKTIFSGGINNLLWISYIIMLSLYASAFGSYAPNLLALTNDKIIDSHIYASAIIVLATAINYYSIAVVGKIESYAVIIKLVILISFIFIGAYGLIGNPNISQLAVSQWEGPIKLFAGGMVIFVAYEGFELIANAAPDIINPKKNIPKAYYYSVIFVIVLYIIIAFVTVGSLPFAKIATAQDYVLAEAAKPMLGKIGFTIITVAALISTFSAINASLYGGSKVNYEIAEDDELPHHFLAKLWNQPIGLLITAIATLILVNILKLESISTAGSVGFLLIFGVVNLVGYRLSKETGSNKIVPLVGFVLCIIATIILIHQQYTSNTIGAIIALVIILFCFTLEWVYKKTEKK, encoded by the coding sequence ATGAATAAAAAAATAAGTTTAAAAGAAGCTATTTCTATCGGCATTGGAGGAATGGTTGGTGGTGGAATTTTTGCTGTTCTAGGACTTGCCGTTTCACTTGCCAAAGGCGGAACACCAATTGCCTTTTTATTTGCTGGTATCTTAGCGCTCATCACTTCTTACAGTTATGTAAAGCTATCCACAAAGTATCCTGACAGAGGAGGAACTGTTAAATTTATTAATCAGGGTTTTGGAAAAACAATTTTTAGTGGCGGTATTAATAACCTTTTGTGGATCAGCTATATTATTATGCTTTCGCTTTATGCTTCGGCATTTGGGTCTTATGCACCAAATTTATTAGCGTTAACAAACGACAAAATAATTGATTCACATATTTATGCAAGTGCCATTATTGTTTTAGCTACAGCGATTAATTATTATAGTATTGCTGTTGTTGGTAAAATAGAATCTTACGCAGTAATTATCAAATTAGTCATTCTAATTTCCTTTATTTTTATTGGTGCTTATGGATTAATTGGAAATCCGAATATCTCTCAATTAGCGGTTTCCCAATGGGAAGGTCCAATTAAATTATTTGCTGGTGGAATGGTTATTTTTGTTGCTTATGAAGGATTTGAGCTTATTGCAAATGCAGCACCAGACATCATTAATCCAAAGAAAAATATACCAAAAGCCTATTACTATTCTGTAATTTTTGTAATTGTACTCTATATCATTATTGCTTTTGTAACTGTAGGCTCACTTCCGTTTGCGAAAATTGCCACTGCACAAGATTATGTTTTGGCAGAAGCTGCAAAACCAATGTTAGGAAAAATCGGTTTTACAATCATTACAGTTGCTGCCTTAATTTCTACTTTTTCTGCTATTAATGCATCACTTTATGGAGGAAGTAAGGTTAATTATGAAATTGCGGAAGATGATGAGCTACCTCATCATTTTTTGGCAAAACTTTGGAATCAGCCTATTGGCTTACTGATTACAGCAATTGCAACATTGATTTTAGTAAACATACTTAAACTAGAAAGTATATCTACTGCAGGAAGTGTTGGTTTTTTACTAATTTTTGGTGTTGTTAATCTTGTTGGATATCGACTATCTAAAGAAACAGGCAGTAACAAAATAGTTCCGTTAGTCGGTTTTGTTTTGTGCATTATTGCTACAATTATCTTAATTCATCAACAATACACTTCAAATACTATTGGTGCTATTATTGCACTCGTAATTATTCTGTTTTGCTTTACCCTTGAGTGGGTTTATAAAAAGACTGAGAAGAAATAA
- a CDS encoding glycoside hydrolase family 30 beta sandwich domain-containing protein, whose amino-acid sequence MFRLSKPTIPILQILTILCLIYSCSPKKTDYVVAVYQTSQSGDNLKLITKNQPTPTSEKIKKVSLQVNPDLKFQEYVGFGASFTESSAWNLATIPKTLRKDVLTRLFSPTAGAGFSLTRTHINSSDYSNKHYTYVDSGDTSLSSFSINEDMKGFTGEENDQVIGIKLITPNYDLIPMILEAKSIKGADFNIIASPWSPPSWMKSGETSEMTNGSLLPEYYGVWAKYLSKYVSAYAEQGVDLWGITPQNEPLHAHNARWDSNGFTAEQGRDFLRDYLGPQLVADDHLNLDDLDAGLRVLLYDHNKSTMNNYVNTTYNDVEAAKYAWGTGFHWYANSELEENNWYQKSLDTLRTSWPNKGMIHTESSIDIDAKDPVGQYWRESTDYAGTFVPFDTYAYDIITDLNHGVQGYIEWCMILSDKGQPNPYDNFNSAPVLINPVTDKVIYTPLYYLLSHFSKFIRPGAHRIELIGEELEGLAYTAAINTNGSIAVVVFNRTTTPLDLELTLKSTTHKTQIAPRALQTINITNSTTKK is encoded by the coding sequence ATGTTTAGATTATCGAAACCTACTATTCCTATTTTACAAATTCTAACTATACTCTGTTTAATTTACTCCTGCTCTCCTAAAAAGACTGATTATGTAGTTGCTGTTTATCAAACTTCACAATCTGGAGATAATCTGAAATTAATTACAAAAAACCAACCGACACCAACTAGTGAAAAAATAAAAAAAGTTAGTTTACAGGTTAATCCTGACCTAAAATTTCAAGAGTATGTTGGTTTTGGGGCATCTTTTACAGAATCTTCTGCATGGAACTTGGCGACGATTCCGAAAACACTGCGTAAAGACGTATTAACACGCCTTTTTAGTCCAACAGCAGGTGCAGGATTTTCTCTTACACGAACACACATCAACAGCAGTGACTATTCAAATAAACATTACACTTATGTTGATTCTGGAGATACGAGCCTTTCTTCTTTTAGTATAAACGAAGATATGAAAGGTTTTACTGGCGAAGAAAATGATCAAGTAATAGGAATTAAGTTGATAACACCTAATTACGATCTTATACCAATGATTCTTGAAGCAAAAAGCATTAAAGGAGCAGATTTTAATATCATTGCCTCACCTTGGAGTCCACCTTCTTGGATGAAATCTGGAGAAACATCAGAGATGACAAACGGTAGTTTACTACCTGAATACTATGGCGTTTGGGCAAAATATCTTTCAAAATACGTAAGTGCTTATGCAGAACAAGGTGTTGACCTTTGGGGAATTACTCCGCAAAATGAACCCCTACACGCACATAATGCACGTTGGGATAGCAATGGATTTACTGCTGAGCAAGGTCGTGACTTTTTAAGAGATTACTTAGGGCCACAGCTTGTTGCAGATGATCATCTGAATCTTGACGATTTGGATGCTGGTTTGCGAGTACTATTATATGACCATAATAAATCTACCATGAACAATTATGTGAACACCACTTATAACGATGTTGAGGCAGCTAAATATGCATGGGGTACTGGGTTTCACTGGTATGCTAATTCTGAACTTGAAGAAAATAATTGGTATCAAAAATCATTAGATACTTTGAGAACTTCTTGGCCAAACAAAGGAATGATTCATACTGAATCTAGCATTGATATTGATGCTAAGGATCCTGTAGGTCAATATTGGAGAGAAAGTACTGATTATGCAGGTACTTTTGTACCTTTTGACACTTATGCTTACGATATCATCACTGATTTGAATCACGGAGTTCAAGGTTATATTGAATGGTGTATGATTTTAAGTGATAAAGGACAACCAAATCCTTACGACAACTTTAACAGTGCACCAGTGCTGATTAACCCAGTTACAGACAAGGTAATTTACACACCTCTTTATTACTTATTAAGCCATTTTAGTAAGTTTATACGACCTGGAGCACACAGAATAGAACTAATTGGCGAAGAGCTTGAGGGGCTTGCATATACAGCAGCCATTAACACCAATGGATCTATAGCCGTAGTTGTGTTTAATAGAACCACAACACCTCTAGACCTTGAGCTAACTTTAAAATCTACCACCCATAAAACACAAATTGCACCAAGAGCTTTGCAAACAATTAATATAACAAATAGTACAACCAAAAAGTAA
- a CDS encoding glycoside hydrolase family 2 TIM barrel-domain containing protein, producing MKPNLALASILSLFLLIIGCSQPETTIIKESSATTIELKDNWYYLNGEKFFIKAIGYEIGARPGQHPYEDEKKDHLELMKFDLENIKKGGYNAIRTWSQFSEAQLQLVQESGLKLIMGLEVNPEEDYSDPKFINHCKTQLENILKYAPKYDCIITYLVINEPQTDHIHKVSASSFKDLMKMMIDMIHEQHPNIPVTLSANAMISDWMDESMYDVYAYNCYGYNEGQTATMGFRDYIKGLNTLNGLDKPFIITEFGHSVSPKGGFGSFGSRTLQEQSEGLISNYRDLIDAGSVGMCPFYYADGWWKGGEKSIHNKEQPEEWFGFWGYKDVNDKYGSPRPVWFAMRDYMKGLIISPKNKTVHTNTTIPIELYNDNSIKKVVVKNRDKIIYSKNITKEGYFSDQLTINPEGLEAMELAFEFFDSEDNSIKNESIIILASKTAIDLPKLTIEVTPKKDLNDTKVGSIKTRIETSENFKLIGDLIVSYNTHLGWDVGPQESVSVNDQMDKKVITSENFFTIPDNCWVVNASAGMSVRYGKFTFKIHDQKIIYRDDWAKEISRK from the coding sequence ATGAAACCAAATTTAGCTTTAGCATCCATTCTCTCTCTTTTTCTACTGATTATAGGATGTTCTCAACCGGAAACTACAATAATTAAAGAATCATCAGCAACAACAATTGAACTTAAAGATAATTGGTATTATCTTAATGGAGAAAAGTTTTTTATTAAAGCAATTGGTTACGAAATAGGTGCACGTCCAGGACAGCATCCTTATGAAGATGAAAAAAAAGATCATTTAGAGTTAATGAAATTTGATCTTGAAAATATAAAAAAAGGCGGTTATAATGCGATAAGAACTTGGAGTCAATTTTCTGAAGCACAATTGCAACTTGTACAAGAATCTGGTTTAAAATTGATTATGGGTTTAGAAGTGAATCCAGAAGAAGATTATAGTGATCCTAAATTTATAAATCATTGCAAAACGCAGCTTGAAAACATCTTAAAATATGCACCAAAGTATGATTGTATCATTACATATTTAGTTATTAACGAACCTCAAACAGATCACATTCATAAAGTTTCTGCATCATCATTTAAAGACTTGATGAAAATGATGATAGATATGATTCATGAGCAACATCCAAATATACCAGTAACACTTTCTGCAAATGCCATGATTAGCGATTGGATGGATGAAAGCATGTATGATGTTTATGCTTACAATTGTTATGGCTACAATGAAGGTCAAACTGCAACCATGGGATTTAGAGATTATATTAAAGGTTTAAATACGTTAAACGGATTAGATAAACCATTTATAATTACTGAGTTTGGACATTCCGTTTCACCAAAAGGAGGCTTTGGTAGTTTTGGTTCTCGAACTTTACAAGAACAAAGCGAAGGACTTATCTCTAATTACAGAGATCTTATAGATGCTGGTTCTGTAGGAATGTGCCCATTTTATTATGCTGATGGTTGGTGGAAAGGTGGCGAAAAAAGCATCCATAATAAAGAACAACCCGAAGAATGGTTTGGCTTTTGGGGTTATAAAGATGTAAACGACAAATATGGATCTCCACGTCCTGTTTGGTTTGCCATGCGAGATTATATGAAAGGACTTATTATCAGTCCAAAAAACAAAACAGTACACACCAATACAACGATACCTATAGAACTTTATAATGATAATAGTATTAAAAAAGTAGTTGTAAAAAATCGTGATAAAATTATCTATTCTAAAAACATCACAAAAGAAGGTTATTTTAGCGATCAATTAACAATTAATCCAGAAGGATTAGAAGCCATGGAGCTTGCTTTTGAGTTTTTTGATAGTGAAGATAATAGTATTAAAAACGAATCTATTATAATTCTGGCTTCTAAAACAGCTATAGACTTGCCTAAATTAACTATAGAAGTAACACCTAAAAAAGATTTAAATGATACAAAAGTTGGAAGTATTAAAACAAGAATAGAAACCAGTGAGAATTTTAAATTGATTGGAGATTTAATAGTTAGCTATAATACACATCTTGGTTGGGACGTTGGTCCACAGGAATCTGTTTCTGTGAACGATCAAATGGATAAAAAAGTAATTACTTCTGAAAATTTCTTTACAATTCCTGATAATTGTTGGGTTGTAAATGCATCCGCAGGAATGTCTGTTAGGTATGGTAAATTCACTTTTAAAATTCACGACCAAAAGATAATTTATAGAGATGATTGGGCTAAAGAAATAAGTAGAAAGTAA